The nucleotide sequence CAGCGCATGTGCGCGAACCTCGGGGATGGTCAGCGGACCGTACGGGCCGTTGCCGGTATCGCCCACGTAGACGATGTCTTCGTCGGGCAGTTGGTCGATGATGGCCCGTGCGACCGTCAGTCCGCCGACGCCGGAATCAAAGATTCCGACGGGCGCCAGCGGCGAGCTCATGTTTTCGGGCTTGACGGCCGTTCACCGGCCTTTTTCAGCTCCCGAGCCTTGCGTTCCGGAGCGGACAAGAAATACGCCGCCACGACGCCGGCGAGCGCACCGCACAGATGGCCCTGCCAGGAGACGCCACCGCACACTCCCAGCCGCGGCAACGCGCCGAGCAGGATGCCGCCGTAGAAGAACAACACCGCCAGACCGATGATGATGTCCCACACCTTGCGGACGAACAATCCGAAGACCAACAGAAAAGCCAGCCAGCCGAAGATCAGACCCGAGGCACCGATGTGATCGGTGGGCCCGCAGCTGCTGCCGACGTTGCCGATCAGCCAAGTGCCAAACCCGCCGAGGATCCACACGATCGCGGTGGCCCAGACGAACCGGGCCAACCCGGCCAGCGTCATCAGAAAACCCAGCACCAGCAGCGGAACCGTGTTGGCCATCAGGTGCGCCCAGTTGGCGTGCAGCAGCGGCGCGAAGATGATCCCCCAGAGGCCATCGGTTTGCAGCGGTCTGATGCCGTTGAGGTCCAGGGAATGCCGAGTCAGCTGGTCGATCAATTCAACGAGATACAGCAGTGCGACAAAAGTCAGAATTGTCGCTCCGCCGGTCACCCAGCGCGGCCGCTCCTCGGGCTGCGTCGCTGGCGTGCGCGGATGTCTAGCCATACGCGCCGCTCCTCCTCGTCGCTTTGTGCCCTTGCAGAGCATTCCGGCCTCATCCAGGCTACCTGCATAGACCCAGGTGGACAGATACTCCCACCCACCGTCGGAGACCACGAAGGCAATGTCAGCGCGCTCGCCGTCGGTGACCGCGGTTACCGCGGCCTCGGCACCGACCGAGTAACGCGCGGTCAGTACATCGGGTTGTACAGTTCCGGCACGAATCCTCGCGGCATTGAGCTGAGGACACCGACCCGCAGCTGACCCGGCTCCATCCTCCGGATGTATAGCGGCAGGTAAGACGGAACAAGCATCGCAGGCTGGTACCGCCGCCCGACGATAAGGCGCAGGGCCGTGGACCCCGAGGTTGAGACAGACCACGAGGGGTTCGCTGAACTCGACGCTTCGGGAGCAGTCGTTTCCTGTGTCAGCCTCATAGGTGCATCGCTTCCTCGGCGGTCGCAGTCGCGGGATCAGCGGATCGGCCTGAATAGCCCCTCCAGGTGGCCTCGTTTTAAACTCCCGCGAGTGGGAACGGATAGAACTACAGGTCGTACTGATCAGCTGGGGGTTACGGCCAGTCAACGGCGAGGTCTTGGCGCTCAACTCACCCGCGGAGCAGCGCCGCCGGCACCAGGCCATCCATTCCAAGCCACGACGGCGGCGGTGAGTGGGATCGACTCAGCGATCGGAGCTACCGCGACGGCTTTAGCAACCCGAACTCAGGCTACGGCTGCTGCGGTTGCCGCAGCGGCCGCACGCTATGCCAACCAAGAGGCCAGCGCCGCAGACGAGATGGCCGCCGTGGCCCAGCTGAAGGTGGTGTAGATGCCGGCCACCCTGTCGCAAATCCGGGCATGGAGCACCGAACACCTCATCGATTCAGCCGGCTACTGGACCAAAACCGCCGACCAATGGGAAGACACATTCTTCCAAATACGAAACCAGTCTTATGCCCTTGACTGGGACGGCGCCGGGGGTGCCGCGCTACGGGAACGTACTAGTGCCGACCTGCCGCTTGTCAGCGCGAAAGCCGACGTGCTGCGTCAGGCAGCCGGGATCGCACGCGATGGCGCCAGCGGCATCAGTGCAGCTCAACGACGAGTACTCTATGCCATCGAGGACGCCCAGAACGTAGGATTCACTGTCGGAGAAGACTTGTCAGTCACCGACACACGTTCGAGTGGGACGGCCGCAGAGCAGGTCGCTCGACATGCTCAGGCACAAGCTTTCGCCGGGGATATCCGCTTGCGCGCAGAACAGCTCGACGCGGCAGAGGTCAAGGTTGCAGGCCAACTTTCCGCCACTAGGGCTGGTCTCAGTGGCATCGGCTTCGCCGAGAATCCGATCTTCAATCCTGTTGCGCACGCTCCGGCCAATCGCATCGGAATCCAGCCAGTCGACTTCAAACAAGACAGCGGCGCCCCGCCGCCGTTCGCGCCGTGGGACACCGCTGATGAAACACCGCCCCCGGGCAAAGGGCCCTTCAACCGAATGCTGCTGCCCAGCAGCACGCCGCCGCTTGAGCCCGATGATCCGCTCAACGACGCCCTGCGCCGGATTACCAACAGTCCGGCCCGACCGGCGGGACCACTCACCCAAGATCAGATCAAAGCCCTAGTCGATGCAGAAGTAAACGACAAGCTCAGCCAGGCCGAAAAGTTCTCGTTGCGCACACTGCTGTCAAAAACATTTGAGGGGTGCGGTGCAGGTGGCATCGCCGCCGGAGTCGGGGGGCTTATCACCGGCCCTCTGGAGCCCCTCGACATCGCGGGTGGGTGTGCGGCCGGCGCGATCGGTGATGGCGGCAAGTACCTGTTCGAGTACGGAGGCAAGTAGTCATATGCCCACAAAACCGCCGGTTCGAGCACGGGTTGCACGCCTGCTGGCTTTGGCGTTAGTCGCGGTCGGGGCAGGGATGTTCGCCAATGCCTTCGATACCCCTGATCTCGCGGCGCTGCTGTTGCCGGGCGGACTCATCGCGGCCGCAATGTTGATACTGATATTCATCCGAATTCGCTACGGCGCTATCCCGCCAAGCCTCGGTCTAAGTTCTAAGCAGGTCGCGCTGTTCATGGGTGTGTGCACCGTTGTGTTCATTGGGCTCGGCTGTGTGGGGATCGCGGCCCTAGTAAGTGAGCCCGCGACACCTCAAACGGTGCTTGTCACACTATTCTTTTTTGGTATCGCCACTGCCAGCCTCATCTACGCACGGCAAGAACTTCATCGGACGACAGCGGCGCCCGATCCCCGCGACGGTTGATTCCGTCATAGACAACTGGCGCCGCCGGTAGCGCGTCCGGGCATCCCACGGTGCGATCTTGGTGCTAGGCCCCTAACCGCACCTGTGGTGGTCCGGCTGGCCGTCCCACAGCTACGACAATCGCGGCAGACCAACCAGCGGCGTGTTGCCCAGGGCACACAGCAACGAGTCGTATCGCACCGTGGTCTGCGACTCATCCGCCCGCCACGGCCGGCAGGATGGTGACCGTGTCACCGTCGGCGATCGCGGTGTCCAAGCCGCCGGAGAACCGCACGTCCTCGTCATTGACGTAGATGTTCACGAACCGGTGCAACTTGCCGTTGTCGATCAGCCGCTCAGCGATACCCGAGTAGTTCGCTTCGAGGTCGTCGATGACCGCCCCCAGGGTGTCACCGCTGGCCGTGACGCGCTTTTGGCCACCGGTCTGCGGTCGCAGGATGGTCGGGATGGACACGGTGACGCTCATGACGGCCTCTCCAGGGACAGTTCAGTACCGCTCGACGACATTGACGGGTTCTTCGGTCACAGCACCAGCGATGATCCGATAGCTGCGCAATTCATCGCGGTCGGGATCGCGCGTGCAGACCAGAACATAATGCGCCTCCGGCTCGGCGGCCAGATCGATATCAGTGCGGCTCGGGTAGGCGTCGGTGGCCGTATGCGAGTGGTAGATCACAACCGGCACCTCGCCGGCGCCTTCCATCTCTTGCCACACCGCAAGCTGTTCGCCCGAGTCGAAACGGTAGAAGGTCGGCGAGCGCTCGGCGTTGGTCATCGGAATGTGCCGGTGGGGACGGTCGGATCCCTGCGGCCCGGCCAGCACTCCGCACGCCTCGTCGGGATGATCGCGGCGCGCATGGGCGAGGATCGCATCGACCAGGTCGGCACGGACCACCAACACCTCAGCGGCTTTCTGTTCCCGATGTTTGCAACGCTCCGGGCAACACATCGCGGTAGCTCGGTATTCCGGCAACGGACTCCGCGGCAATCACACCGACCAGCACCGCCTGGGCCAGGCAATCAGCCGCGGCGGCCCCCACCGCGGTGAGAAGCCCGGTCTCGGGAGACAACGCGGCGGGAATGGCGGGATCATGGGGTACCTGCACCGCACCGGTGGCCAGCGCGAAAACGGTGTCCCCGTCCAACGGTGTGTGCGCGGGACGAATCGTGCGGGCCAACCCGTCCTGGGCGGCGATCGCCACCCGCTGGCAACCCGCCGGACTCAGCGCGGCATCCGTGGCGACCACCGCAATGGTGGTGTTCAGCGGCCGATCTTGGGGCGCGTTTTGCGGATCCAGCGGAGAAGGCAGCCGGGCGAGCTCATCGAGCTGATCGGCCGGTGGCCGGGTGAGACCGAACTCGCCGGAAAGTTCCGCCATCCACGGCAGGCCGGTGGCCGGATCCACGACATTGCCGACGGAGTTCACCACCACCACGGCACCGACTGTCACACCGGAGGGCAGCTTGACCGACGCGGTCCCCACGCCACCTTTGAGGACGCCGGCGCGCGCCCCCACGCCCGCGCCAACTGTCCCGACCGCCAGCGACGCAGTGGCGCCCGGGTCCTGATCGCTGACCGCAGCGGCACAGGCCAAGTAGCCGAATTCGGCGGTGGGACGCTGCCCCCACCCGCCGACGGGCAGATCGAAAATTACTGCGCCCGGAACGATCGGCACCACACCGGTGCCCATCGCCACACCGCGCTGATGTTCCTCCAGCCAGCGCATGACACCGTCAGCGGCCGCCAGACCGTAGGCGCTGCCACCTGCCAATAGCACCGCGTCCACGAAGCGCACGCTGTTGACCGGGTCCAGTAGATCGGTCTCACGGGTTCCGGGCGCGCCACCGCGACAGTCGACCGCACCGACAGTGCCGGGCGGCGCCAGCACCACCGTGACACCCGATGCCCAACCGGCGCCGAGGGACGCGTCCGGATCCAGCCTTTGGTAATGCCCGACGCGGATGCCCCCGATGTCGGTGATGGAGCTCATCCAGCCGACTTCCCCATCAGGACCAGCACCAGATATTCCTGCAAAACGGTCAGCCACTGATAGACGTCGTAGTGGGCGACCAGCGGATGGTCGGCGGGCAAGCGCTCGGGTCCGCGGGGGCCAACTTCAAGCAGGACTCCCAGCGTCAAGCGCAGGTCGTTGACCGCGGCGACCCAGGCATTGGCGCCGTCTTCCGTCAGCTCGAAGCGGCCCCCCTTCTCCGGAACCGTGTCCAACAGCTGCTGCGCGGTAGCGCGTTTGGCGTCGATGATGTCGGGCTCATGCAAGCTGCGCAACGCGGCATTGAGTGTCTCGGAGCTGTCGAGGGTCATTGGGTCGGTCTCGCCGGGTTTGTAGAAATCCGGCAGCAGCCGGCGCAGCGTCGGATCGCCCGGGCGCTGCGCATGGCCGGTCCGGATGCCGGTGATCTCCTCGAGTTCATCCGACGGCGCGGTGGATTCACGCTCATCCAACAAGCCGATCATCGCGCCGACCAAGTTTTTGAGCAGGGTCGCTTCGTGCGGAGCTAAGGACGACCGAAACCGAGGACCGTTGCGGGTTTCAACGCGCTTCCATTTGCGCACAGTGGATCCGGATACCCTCGAATCTCACCGGTCCTGCTGCATCGTCGCCCACAAACCGGCGGCGTGCAGTTTGGACACGTCGACTTCCATGGCCTCTCGGCTACCCGCTGACACCACAGCCCTACCTTCGTTGTGTACCTGCAACATCAATTTGGTGGCATGCGGTTCGCTGTAACCGAACAACTTTTGGAACACATAGGTCACATATGTCATCAGGTTGACCGGATCGTCCCACACGATTGTCACCCACGGGCTAG is from Mycobacterium marinum and encodes:
- the clpS gene encoding ATP-dependent Clp protease adapter ClpS produces the protein MVVASAPAKPGSVGQQESASRDATASPWVTIVWDDPVNLMTYVTYVFQKLFGYSEPHATKLMLQVHNEGRAVVSAGSREAMEVDVSKLHAAGLWATMQQDR
- a CDS encoding rhomboid family intramembrane serine protease: MLCKGTKRRGGAARMARHPRTPATQPEERPRWVTGGATILTFVALLYLVELIDQLTRHSLDLNGIRPLQTDGLWGIIFAPLLHANWAHLMANTVPLLVLGFLMTLAGLARFVWATAIVWILGGFGTWLIGNVGSSCGPTDHIGASGLIFGWLAFLLVFGLFVRKVWDIIIGLAVLFFYGGILLGALPRLGVCGGVSWQGHLCGALAGVVAAYFLSAPERKARELKKAGERPSSPKT
- a CDS encoding DUF2017 domain-containing protein, coding for MRKWKRVETRNGPRFRSSLAPHEATLLKNLVGAMIGLLDERESTAPSDELEEITGIRTGHAQRPGDPTLRRLLPDFYKPGETDPMTLDSSETLNAALRSLHEPDIIDAKRATAQQLLDTVPEKGGRFELTEDGANAWVAAVNDLRLTLGVLLEVGPRGPERLPADHPLVAHYDVYQWLTVLQEYLVLVLMGKSAG
- a CDS encoding Mov34/MPN/PAD-1 family protein, with the protein product MCCPERCKHREQKAAEVLVVRADLVDAILAHARRDHPDEACGVLAGPQGSDRPHRHIPMTNAERSPTFYRFDSGEQLAVWQEMEGAGEVPVVIYHSHTATDAYPSRTDIDLAAEPEAHYVLVCTRDPDRDELRSYRIIAGAVTEEPVNVVERY
- a CDS encoding MoaD/ThiS family protein — encoded protein: MSVTVSIPTILRPQTGGQKRVTASGDTLGAVIDDLEANYSGIAERLIDNGKLHRFVNIYVNDEDVRFSGGLDTAIADGDTVTILPAVAGG
- a CDS encoding P1 family peptidase, giving the protein MSSITDIGGIRVGHYQRLDPDASLGAGWASGVTVVLAPPGTVGAVDCRGGAPGTRETDLLDPVNSVRFVDAVLLAGGSAYGLAAADGVMRWLEEHQRGVAMGTGVVPIVPGAVIFDLPVGGWGQRPTAEFGYLACAAAVSDQDPGATASLAVGTVGAGVGARAGVLKGGVGTASVKLPSGVTVGAVVVVNSVGNVVDPATGLPWMAELSGEFGLTRPPADQLDELARLPSPLDPQNAPQDRPLNTTIAVVATDAALSPAGCQRVAIAAQDGLARTIRPAHTPLDGDTVFALATGAVQVPHDPAIPAALSPETGLLTAVGAAAADCLAQAVLVGVIAAESVAGIPSYRDVLPGALQTSGTESR